One genomic segment of Centropristis striata isolate RG_2023a ecotype Rhode Island chromosome 11, C.striata_1.0, whole genome shotgun sequence includes these proteins:
- the LOC131981004 gene encoding sodium/potassium-transporting ATPase subunit alpha-2-like has protein sequence MGRGCGAENGGKRKQKDRDLDELKKEVSLDDHKITLDDLGKRYGVDLTRGLTIARAAEILARDGPNALTPPPTTPEWVKFCRQLFGGFSILLWIGAILCFLAYTIQVATEDEAPNDNLYLGVVLSAVVIITGCFSYFQEAKSSRIMDSFKKMVPQQALVIREGEKMQINAELVVQGDLVEIKGGDRIPADLRVISASGCKVDNSSLTGESEPQTRSPEFTHDNPLETRNICFFSTNCVEGQ, from the exons ATGGGCAGAGGG TGTGGTGCCGAGAATGGAGGGAAGAGGAAGCAGAAGGACAGGGACTTGGATGAGCTGAAGAAGGAGGTGTCCTTG GACGACCACAAAATAACTCTTGATGATCTGGGAAAACGCTATGGAGTGGACCTCACGCGG GGTCTTACCATCGCCAGAGCTGCAGAGATTCTGGCCAGGGACGGTCCAAATGCCCTGACCCCTCCCCCCACCACACCGGAGTGGGTCAAGTTCTGCCGTCAGCTGTTCGGCGGCTTCTCCATCCTGCTCTGGATCGGTGCCATCCTCTGCTTCCTGGCCTACACCATCCAGGTGGCCACAGAGGACGAGGCTCCCAATGACAAT TTGTATCTGGGCGTGGTGCTGTCGGCCGTGGTCATCATCACCGGTTGTTTCTCCTACTTCCAAGAGGCCAAGAGCTCCCGAATCATGGACTCCTTTAAGAAAATGGTGCCACAG CAAGCGTTGGTGATCCGGGAGGGGGAGAAGATGCAGATCAATGCTGAGCTTGTGGTGCAGGGAGATCTGGTGGAGATCAAAGGGGGAGACCGCATCCCAGCTGACCTTCGAGTGATCTCCGCCAGCGGGTGCAAG GTGGACAACTCATCTCTGACGGGCGAATCCGAGCCTCAGACTCGCTCCCCAGAGTTCACGCATGACAATCCATTGGAGACCCGCAACATCTGTTTCTTTTCCACCAACTGTGTTGAGGGTCAGTAG